The [Clostridium] celerecrescens 18A genomic sequence TTGGTGAACTGCTTGATCAGGTCGATTTAGAGCAGGCGGCAGGGAAAAACCAATGGGCGGATAAGTTTGTTGATTTCTTAAGGACTGGTGTGAGTGGAGGAACTGGACTTGAGAATAAGCAGATGTTTCAGAACATGCTTCAATCCCTGGTTTTAAATGAAAGTGTTTATATGCCTCTGTTGCATCTGGCATTCCCCATGGAGATTGATGGGCGGAAGCTATTTTCCGAAATGTGGATTGATCCAGACGAGGAGGGCAGCAGCACCCAGGCGGGGGCAAAACACACGACCAGAATTTTCGTCAAATTTGATATCAGGGAATTGGGTCAGTTTAAGCTTCTGCTTCTTTATGGGGATAATGCAGCCTCCTTACAGCTTTTCTATCCGGAAAAAATGCAGAAAACAGAGGCGAATATTTATAAGGAGATTAAAAGTATCCTTGAGCGGTATCATTTCCGGGCAGACAGCTTGTATCTCCAGGCAGGAGGCGGCCCCTCCTCCCCAGTAGAGGTATTTCCCAAAATCCATGAAAGGAAAAATTCAGTTGATGTCAGAATTTAAAAATACATTAAATAAAAAAGCGGTTGCGATAAAATATGACGATGCAAAGAATTCTGCACCTGTTATCGTGGCCTCCGGTATGGGATATATGGCGGAAAAAATAATAGAAACTGCCAATGAAAGCGGTGTTCCCGTTTATGAGGATAATTCTCTTGCAACCATTTTGACCCAGCTTGAGCTTGGGAGCCAGGTGCCGGAGGAGTTATACCAGGCTATTGTGGATATTTACCTTTATTTCTTAAATTGTGTGCCAGGTACGGTAGAAAAAACGGTACCGGAGCCTATAAATGAAATAGGGGAAGAGGATTTAATGAAAGAGGAAATAATAAAAGAGGAAACGGTGGAGTAGTTTATGTTTACTGAGTGTGAAAAAGCGAGTGTCTTTTCTTTAACTGGTATCTTTATCGCAGAGGTAAAGGTAGTTGATTCCCATATGGACAGTATGGGGCTTATCTTTAATGAGGAAGATATGGATAAGGTGAGCACAGAATCCGTGATCGTATTTCACGACGGTGTCCAGG encodes the following:
- a CDS encoding EscU/YscU/HrcU family type III secretion system export apparatus switch protein, whose translation is MSEFKNTLNKKAVAIKYDDAKNSAPVIVASGMGYMAEKIIETANESGVPVYEDNSLATILTQLELGSQVPEELYQAIVDIYLYFLNCVPGTVEKTVPEPINEIGEEDLMKEEIIKEETVE